One region of Flavobacterium sp. GSB-24 genomic DNA includes:
- a CDS encoding ABC transporter ATP-binding protein encodes MLKIIIDQKKYKDKSILENINISIDQPGIYGVIGKNGQGKTTLFKCILGLEKFNGSCSINEEKVVLQNAGWVPTDPPIYGELTAVEFYDFYAHLVDVKRKNTEQIFEVPSNQLIREFSTGMKKKTYLNAVFQKEFSIYILDEPFNGLDLESNYLLMNHIRALSKKSIIFISSHILEILYRDCGKIFLLQNKNITQFEKSQYSEIEKELFAINNIE; translated from the coding sequence ATGCTGAAGATTATTATTGATCAGAAAAAATATAAAGACAAATCAATATTAGAAAACATTAATATCAGTATTGATCAACCTGGAATTTATGGTGTTATTGGTAAAAACGGTCAAGGTAAAACAACACTTTTTAAATGTATTTTAGGTTTAGAAAAGTTTAATGGAAGCTGTTCCATTAATGAAGAAAAAGTAGTACTGCAAAATGCAGGCTGGGTTCCAACAGATCCTCCAATTTATGGAGAACTTACTGCGGTCGAATTTTACGATTTTTATGCCCATTTAGTAGATGTAAAAAGAAAAAACACGGAACAAATATTTGAAGTTCCAAGTAATCAATTAATACGCGAGTTTTCTACAGGAATGAAAAAGAAAACGTATCTGAATGCCGTTTTTCAAAAAGAGTTTTCAATTTATATTTTAGACGAACCTTTTAACGGTCTCGATTTAGAATCAAATTATTTGTTGATGAACCATATTAGAGCACTTTCAAAAAAGAGTATTATTTTTATTTCTTCGCATATTTTAGAGATACTTTACAGGGATTGTGGCAAAATTTTTCTACTTCAAAATAAGAACATTACTCAGTTTGAAAAAAGCCAATATTCAGAAATTGAGAAAGAATTGTTTGCGATAAATAATATTGAATAG
- a CDS encoding NADH:flavin oxidoreductase/NADH oxidase translates to MASQLFSPLTIKKITLKNRIAISPMCQYSAEDGFANDWHLVHLGSRATGGAGLIIQEATAVSPEARISPSDLGIWKDEHIEKLKQINQFIISQNSIPGIQLAHAGRKASVSAPWLGNKKLDFAQGGWQTVSASAIPYHDDEPFFPEALDKNGIQKVISDFKAATKRVVEAGYKVLEIHGAHGYLLHQFLSPLTNVRTDEYGGSFENRIRFTLEIVEAVQTEWPSDLPLFVRISATDWAENGWNPEESVQLSKILKEKGVDLIDVSSGGLVSYQKITLGPGYQVPFAEKVKKEANVSTGAVGLITEARQAEEILKNGQADLILFARESLRNPNLPLDFAKELDSEIQCPKQYERAKI, encoded by the coding sequence ATGGCTTCACAATTATTTTCTCCATTAACTATAAAAAAAATTACATTAAAGAATAGAATTGCAATTTCTCCAATGTGTCAATATTCTGCAGAAGACGGTTTTGCAAACGATTGGCATTTGGTTCATCTAGGAAGTCGAGCGACTGGAGGTGCTGGATTAATTATTCAGGAAGCGACTGCAGTTTCTCCAGAGGCAAGGATTTCTCCTTCAGATCTTGGAATTTGGAAAGACGAACATATCGAAAAATTGAAGCAAATCAACCAATTCATTATTTCTCAAAATTCAATTCCGGGAATTCAATTGGCGCATGCGGGACGAAAAGCAAGTGTTTCGGCTCCGTGGCTTGGCAATAAAAAATTAGATTTCGCTCAAGGCGGATGGCAGACCGTTTCTGCAAGTGCGATTCCGTATCATGATGACGAACCATTTTTTCCAGAAGCTTTGGATAAAAACGGAATCCAAAAAGTAATTTCAGATTTTAAAGCAGCAACCAAAAGAGTAGTAGAAGCGGGATATAAGGTTTTAGAAATTCATGGCGCGCACGGATATTTGCTGCATCAGTTTTTATCTCCATTGACAAATGTGAGAACAGATGAATATGGAGGAAGTTTTGAAAATAGAATTCGTTTTACTTTAGAAATTGTAGAAGCAGTTCAAACCGAATGGCCATCTGATTTACCATTATTTGTTAGAATATCAGCAACTGACTGGGCAGAAAACGGATGGAATCCTGAAGAATCTGTACAGCTTTCAAAAATATTAAAAGAAAAAGGAGTAGATTTAATCGACGTTTCATCAGGTGGATTGGTTTCGTATCAAAAAATTACGCTTGGTCCAGGTTATCAAGTTCCTTTTGCCGAAAAAGTAAAAAAAGAAGCTAATGTTTCAACTGGAGCAGTTGGTTTAATTACCGAAGCCAGACAAGCCGAAGAAATACTAAAAAACGGTCAAGCCGATTTAATTTTATTCGCCAGAGAATCTTTGAGAAATCCGAATTTGCCTTTAGATTTCGCTAAAGAATTAGACAGCGAAATTCAATGTCCAAAACAATACGAACGAGCTAAGATTTAA
- a CDS encoding Gfo/Idh/MocA family oxidoreductase, whose protein sequence is MQKIKTALLSYGMSGKVFHAPFLDIHEGFELLGSWERSKKLIQEDYPYVKSYASIEELLNDDVDLVIVNTPVGTHYEYAKKVLLAGKHAVVEKAFTTTVAEAKELAAIAKEKGLKLAVFQNRRWDSDFKTIKKIIDEGVLGDLIEAEFHFDRYNPLLSPKAHKETANDGAGVLKDLGPHLIDQAVSLFGCPKSVFGDIRVTRENSVVDDWIDLTLFYSNFRVRLKAGFFVREANPAYTIHGKKGSFLKPRGDVQEDDLKIGKKPNLESWGTEDANLQGLLHTEIDGKIVREKIPTLQGNYFSFFDGVYDSIVNDKKEPVTAEDGVKVMQVIEAAIASNAQQKVISI, encoded by the coding sequence ATGCAAAAAATAAAAACAGCACTTTTATCATACGGAATGTCGGGAAAAGTTTTTCACGCACCGTTTCTAGATATTCACGAAGGATTTGAATTATTAGGTTCTTGGGAAAGAAGCAAAAAGTTAATCCAAGAAGATTATCCATACGTTAAAAGTTACGCTTCGATAGAAGAATTATTAAACGACGATGTAGATTTAGTAATTGTAAATACCCCTGTAGGAACACATTATGAATATGCTAAAAAAGTCCTTTTGGCAGGTAAACATGCAGTTGTAGAAAAGGCTTTTACAACAACAGTTGCGGAGGCAAAAGAACTGGCAGCAATCGCAAAAGAAAAGGGATTGAAATTAGCCGTGTTTCAAAACAGAAGATGGGACAGTGACTTTAAAACAATCAAGAAAATTATCGACGAAGGAGTTTTAGGCGATTTGATAGAAGCAGAATTTCATTTTGACCGCTATAATCCTTTATTGAGCCCGAAGGCACATAAAGAAACGGCAAATGACGGTGCTGGAGTTTTAAAAGATTTAGGTCCGCATTTAATAGATCAAGCGGTGAGTTTATTTGGCTGTCCGAAATCGGTATTTGGAGATATTCGAGTAACCAGAGAAAATTCTGTTGTAGACGACTGGATCGATTTGACATTGTTTTATTCTAATTTCAGAGTAAGATTAAAAGCAGGTTTTTTTGTGAGAGAAGCCAATCCAGCATATACGATTCACGGTAAAAAAGGCTCTTTCTTAAAACCTCGAGGAGATGTTCAGGAAGATGATTTAAAAATCGGAAAAAAGCCAAATTTAGAATCCTGGGGAACAGAAGACGCAAATCTCCAAGGACTTTTACACACAGAAATTGATGGTAAAATAGTAAGAGAAAAAATCCCGACACTTCAAGGTAATTATTTTAGTTTTTTTGATGGAGTTTATGATTCTATCGTAAACGATAAAAAGGAACCTGTTACTGCAGAAGATGGTGTAAAAGTGATGCAGGTTATAGAAGCTGCAATTGCAAGTAATGCCCAGCAAAAGGTAATAAGTATATAA